The genomic stretch GACGGTGCATTAGGAATTCTCGACGTTGCCAGCAAAAAAATGCTCAAGGAAGTCGAAATCGGTGAAGAACCTGAAGGTGTCCTGACCAGTCATGACGGCAAAAGTGTGTATGTCACCTCCGAAGTCGCCAATACCGTGCATGTGGTCGACATTGCCAGCCAAGCGGTGAAAGCCAATATTGTGGTGGGCGAACGTCCGCGCCGCTTTGCCACCACGCCTGACAATCAGGAACTGTGGGTGACAAGCGAACTGGATGCTTCCATCAGCATCATCAACCTCGCCGACAATACCCTCAAAGAAAAAATCACCTTTGCTCCCGAAGGTTTCCGCAAGGAAGACATTACCCCCGTCGGCATTAGCATGACCCGTGATGGCAAAACCGCCTTCGTCACCATCGGGCGGGCGAATCGCGTGGCGGTGGTGGATGTGGTTTCCCGCAAGGTCACGGATTACATTCTGGTCGGCGAACGTGCGTGGAATGCGGCATTGAACAAGGATGAGTCGCTGTTGTTCGTGGCGAATGGCTTGAGCGATGACGTATCCATCGTCAATGTGGCAGACCGTAAAGTGACCAAATCCGTTCCGGTTGGGCGTGTGCCCTACATGGTGGTGGTCGATGATTAAGCGTTGCGGCACTTGGCTGGTGTGTTTGTGGGTCGGTTGCGCCAGCTTGCCCGTGTTTGCCGCGCAAACCCTCAGCATCGGGTATGTGCAGCAAAGCGCTGACCCGCGTTACGACGACAAGCACATGACTGCGCAATTTCTGGGGCAAGCCTTGGGTCGCCCATCTGTGGGGGCAGAAGTGGCACTCAAGGAAGTGAAATTCCACGGGCAAAACGCCGGTATCGACTTTGTGCTGGAACAAGCTGAAGCGGCAACAGCGGCAGAGCTGGTCAAACAAGTGGAAACCCTGCAAGCCAAAGGGGTGCGCTTTATCCTCAGCGATTTGCCTGCACCCACCTTGAGCGAAGTTGCCAGCGCCTTCAAAGGCAAAGACGTAGTGTTTTTCAATGTCTCCGCCCCCGATGACAGTTTGCGTCAGGCACAGTGTCAAGCGGTCGTGTTTCACACCTTGCCCAATCACGCCATGCAAGCCGATGCCTTGGTGCAATACTTGGTCGCACACAAGTGGAAAGAAGTGTTGGTGTTGGAAGGCGCAGCGCCAGAAGACCAGTTGCTGACCGCTGCCTTCGAGCGGGCTGCCAAGCGTTACGGCGCAGAAATCGTTGCCAAACGCCCGTTTGTGTTGGGCAATGACCCACGTGAGCGCGACAAGAACAATATTGCGCTGCTGACCGGAGATGAAGATTACGATGTGGTTTATATTGCCGACAGTCACGGCGAATTTGCCCGCAATGCCGCTTACCAAACGCTGTTGCCGCGTCCGGTGATTGGTGCGGAGGGCTTGAATGCGCTGGCATGGAACTGGGCGTGGGAACGCCACGGCGCACCGCAAGTCGAGAAGCGTTTCGAGAAAAAAGCCGCCCGCCGCATGAGTGACCCCGATTGGGCAGCTTGGATGGCAGTCAAAGCGATTGCCACAGCGGTACAACAAACCAATGGGGCTGATTTTGCCAAGTTGCGGGATTTTCTGACCGCGCCCGATACCACGCTGGATGGCGCAAAAGGCAATGCCAGCAGCTTCCGCCCGTGGGATCATCAGTTACGTCAGCCGCTGCTACTGTCGACGCATAACTGGGTGGTAGATCGCGCCCCGCTGGAAGGTTTCTTACATCAAACCAATAATCTCGACACGCTAGGCTTCGACGAGCGCGACAGCCAGTGTAAGTTTTAATCCATATCCACAGGACTGACCGTGACCAAGGGTAGTCCTGCTTCTGCCCACCCATCCGTGCCATCCTTGAACCAATACACCTGCGTGTAACCGTACTGGCGTACCCGTTGCACGGCATTCCACGACATCCAACAATCCGCTACGCAAAAGAATACCAGCGGTTTGTGTTTGTCGCCGCCGCTCAAACGTTGCAGG from Thiothrix litoralis encodes the following:
- a CDS encoding PQQ-dependent catabolism-associated beta-propeller protein, with protein sequence MKHLHPLFTLPLLSISLLATPTFAKDTGYAFVSSENDHIVTVLDGKTFAKVKDIKTSKRPRHLQFNPDKTLLYAACGEGASIDVIDVATLEVIDKIEDVEDPEAFDFSQDGKQMFISLEDDGALGILDVASKKMLKEVEIGEEPEGVLTSHDGKSVYVTSEVANTVHVVDIASQAVKANIVVGERPRRFATTPDNQELWVTSELDASISIINLADNTLKEKITFAPEGFRKEDITPVGISMTRDGKTAFVTIGRANRVAVVDVVSRKVTDYILVGERAWNAALNKDESLLFVANGLSDDVSIVNVADRKVTKSVPVGRVPYMVVVDD
- a CDS encoding ABC transporter substrate-binding protein produces the protein MIKRCGTWLVCLWVGCASLPVFAAQTLSIGYVQQSADPRYDDKHMTAQFLGQALGRPSVGAEVALKEVKFHGQNAGIDFVLEQAEAATAAELVKQVETLQAKGVRFILSDLPAPTLSEVASAFKGKDVVFFNVSAPDDSLRQAQCQAVVFHTLPNHAMQADALVQYLVAHKWKEVLVLEGAAPEDQLLTAAFERAAKRYGAEIVAKRPFVLGNDPRERDKNNIALLTGDEDYDVVYIADSHGEFARNAAYQTLLPRPVIGAEGLNALAWNWAWERHGAPQVEKRFEKKAARRMSDPDWAAWMAVKAIATAVQQTNGADFAKLRDFLTAPDTTLDGAKGNASSFRPWDHQLRQPLLLSTHNWVVDRAPLEGFLHQTNNLDTLGFDERDSQCKF